AACCGTTTCCAATATCCACACAGATTGACCACCCTACTATGGCTAGTAGTGGCTCGGGCAAGTCGACAAGTGAGGGTTCTTCTAGCCAACAAAGCAGCAGCTCCTGTCAGCAGAGGAAAAAACTCTCCTTTGCCTGTGATATCTGCAAAAGCAAAATGCAGCTGGTCGCCGATCTACTGCTTCTGTCCAGCGAGACGAGACCCATCATCAGTAGCGAGGGTCTTTCTGTTGGGGAAACCTTTGAGAAATGCAGGGATACCATCATCGCCAGGACTAAAGAGCTCTCGATCCTCACCCACGATATTCAGAGCCACCTCAATATGGGCAAATTCAGTGAAGTAGGGGAAAGGCTGATGGAGATGGGGGACCTGGTGGTCTCACTGACTGAATGCTCGGCGCACGCCGCCTACCTGGCAGCCGTTGAGGCCCCGGGCTCCCAGGCGGCACTTCCCGGCCTGGTGGACCGTTACAAAGTGACCCGGTGCAGGCACGAAGTGGAGCAGAGCTGTGGCACGCTGAGAACGACGGCACTGGGCGACCTGACGCCTCAGCTCTTGCTGGAGGTGTCCCAGAACATGTCCAGAAACCTAAAGACGTTGACGGACGTCTGTGCCGTGGCCAGTGAGAAATCCAAGGACAAGTTTGCCAAGGAGCAGTTCAAAGTGAGCGTGAAGTTGATGAGCACGAGTGCCTCGGCCCTCCTGGCGTGCGTCAGGGAAGTGAAAACATCTCCTAGCGAACTGACACGGAACAGGTGTGTCTTATTCGGCGGACCCTTGGTGCAATCCGTACACGCCTTGGTGGGCTTTGCTACTGAGCCCCAGTTTTTGGGCAAAGCTGCCGCTATCAGTCCGGAAGGGAAGGCAGTACAGACTGCGATTCTAGGGGGCGCAATGAGCGTGGTCTCGGCTTGCGTGCTCCTGACTCAGGGCCTCAGGGATATTGCCCAGCACCCAGAAAACAGCACCAAGATGTCTGATTACCGAGAGCGCCTACGGAACTCTGCTTGCGCCGTCTCCGATGGATGCAACTTGTTGTCTCAGGCTCTAAGGGAAAGATCTTCACCCAGGACTTTACCGCCAGTTAATTCCCATTctgtgaattaaaaacaaaacaaaaaaaaatgaataataataataataataataacaacaaatctAACCtgttataacaattttatatacCAAAGAGTTTTATTCGGATTAACCCTTCTCAGTTCAGaccataaatgcaaagaaaaatggcTAATGGTTCACAGTAGCTTCTTTTGAACCTTTAATGCACAAAATGAAAGGCAgccccattcacacacacacacacacacacacacgcacacgcgcacacactgcaaaagtataataatgataataaaaagaataataaaatcaaaGCAGAACCACGCTGGAAGTGGTTTAATACTTTTAGGTTCCACCTATCGCTAGTAACCATTAGCCAGATCTGTGCAAGCATTCATATAtacagatggatagatatatacagtatataaatatatacatagtatctatatatttatatagattcatgtatttatatgaaaatgtcaaaaaaaaaaggttacctcagttttcaaaatttgaaaacaatataCGAAACGATGGATGTAGCTACATGTCTTGGACCTTTTTGAAACCACGTGTTTGATAGAAGTGAATCGGTTGTGCAAAAATGAGGAGCGTGACAGTTGTGTTTGTTTTCCATGTGTGAATCTGAAAGGCTAGAAGCTGCTGTGAGGGTCCTTTAGAGATCTTACACTATTCACCGGacttaattgtcttttttttttatgtgtttttgatCATGCATGTACTGGAGTATTTATTTCAACCATTAAAATGTTGTTTCTATACTACCTTGTTAAATActtctgcctgtgtgtgtgtgtgtgtgtgtgtgtgcgcgcttaTGTTTTAATTCCCTCGGTTTTGTTCAGTTAATCATTGGATGGTTTTGTTACAGCATCTCAAGTGTGAGCATCAGAGCTCAGTTGTTAAAATTCATTTCAGCGGGTAAACCCGTTGTCATTTTTAAAGGGATGAGGGTTTTACAGATGGACAGATTTTGTATTGATTTGTGGACTTATTATAACTACGTATTGGCGCTCcaaccactgttaaaaaaaaacaaaaacaaaacaactcccattgTTCCAGTGTGCTTCTGAAGTGTCACCCACTACACTTGGTGTCCCAGTCCAGGTGGGTCGTCATATGGTATGCGCTCTCCGGCCTTACTTATTATGcgactgacgcctttatccaaggcgacttacaacatttgggagatgagaagtcaagcaaaaatgacaccttttattggctaactgaaccgatGACAATATGCAGGTTCGTCGAGCCAACtcgggcccttcttcaggcaagctgCCCCGAAAGACTTCCGTATTGTAATCGGGTCAGTTAGACagttaaaggtgtcattttgcttgacttctcatcacATCCATTATGGCTAatgtggtacaacaccctactagtACAAACATTTGAGGGGTATAAGTGGTTACCTTTAtcttataacatccatccatcccgctatatcctaactacagggtcacgggggtctgcaggagccaatcccagccaacacagggcacaaggcacgaaacaaacccagggcaccagcccaccgcagtatcttATAACATTTGAGAGGTGTGAGTAGTTAACTTTATTTTGATTTACCAATTTGTAGCACAGGCAGGCAGAGTGACTTGCTGATGGTGTCAGTCGTGGGATTTGAAGCCAT
This genomic window from Polypterus senegalus isolate Bchr_013 chromosome 12, ASM1683550v1, whole genome shotgun sequence contains:
- the tlnrd1 gene encoding talin rod domain-containing protein 1 encodes the protein MASSGSGKSTSEGSSSQQSSSSCQQRKKLSFACDICKSKMQLVADLLLLSSETRPIISSEGLSVGETFEKCRDTIIARTKELSILTHDIQSHLNMGKFSEVGERLMEMGDLVVSLTECSAHAAYLAAVEAPGSQAALPGLVDRYKVTRCRHEVEQSCGTLRTTALGDLTPQLLLEVSQNMSRNLKTLTDVCAVASEKSKDKFAKEQFKVSVKLMSTSASALLACVREVKTSPSELTRNRCVLFGGPLVQSVHALVGFATEPQFLGKAAAISPEGKAVQTAILGGAMSVVSACVLLTQGLRDIAQHPENSTKMSDYRERLRNSACAVSDGCNLLSQALRERSSPRTLPPVNSHSVN